A window of the Chanodichthys erythropterus isolate Z2021 chromosome 21, ASM2448905v1, whole genome shotgun sequence genome harbors these coding sequences:
- the LOC137011404 gene encoding protein-glutamine gamma-glutamyltransferase 5-like, with protein MNGTQFKVQNVDLQQVRNQIQHRTDGLSSKTLVLRRGQPFTILINYDGRPFDPQREKLVFVLGPLDVEVPLSVSGQPSPNKWSAIQEKSLSIPYAPCPLAVSLCSPVSAYVGVYKLQLIVETGWSAKTFSLGYFTLLCNPWCQDDPVFLPSEELRNEYVICDYGVLYKGTPSEMVLRPWSFNQYDKGMLDICMQLLQISPQSQADMRKDLLSRSSPVYISRVISAMVNCQDDKGVLQGNWSDNYSGGVNPSTWSGSGDILRMWSDSQFRPVKYGQCWVFAAVMCTVMRALGIPTRVVTNFNSGHDTNDNMVIEEYYSEMGEKLPIGRDSIWNFHVWVESWMKRPDLGQGYDGWQVVDPTPQEQSGGIYRCGPAAVKAISEKKVDMPFDVPFVYAEVNADVHKIILRNGKRLSCTVEKDRVGALICTKHPGSKKMQDITAEYKPKKDITFNFVSIHAVPEGIAVSLQLLKAPIVGENISFNVVITNKGDVPKMLRKHVNAQSKEYNCNPTEAFWKAENDLEIGPYETMTVKHEISFEEYMAKEVMEDHLVNLAVVIEDVESEERVLASEEFHIKSPALKIHVQNKRSVIINEQQLAMVTFTNTFDVAVNGVLTVEGSGLLQEKFQISLTIQPGETIWKSINIIPRMMGDKMLHGSLALTNLPIILRGFKTVSVQAA; from the exons ATGAACG GTACACAGTTCAAGGTTCAAAATGTCGACCTGCAGCAGGTCCGGAACCAGATCCAGCACAGGACCGACGGTCTGAGCTCCAAAACTCTGGTGCTGCGAAGAGGACAGCCGTTCACAATTCTCATTAACTATGATGGACGGCCATTCGATCCACAGAGGGAAAAACTGGTCTTTGTTCTAG GGCCGCTGGATGTGGAGGTCCCTCTCTCTGTGTCTGGACAGCCTTCTCCAAATAAATGGAGTGCCATTCAGGAGAAGAGCCTATCCATCCCGTATGCACCCTGTCCACTGGCAGTATCACTGTGCAGCCCTGTGTCTGCTTATGTAGGAGTCTATAAACTCCAGCTGATAGTCGAGACCGGCTGGAGTGCCAAAACCTTTAGTCTTGGCTATTTCACACTCCTCTGCAACCCCTGGTGCCAAG ATGATCCAGTGTTCCTGCCGTCGGAGGAACTGAGGAATGAATACGTCATTTGTGATTATGGCGTGCTGTATAAGGGCACCCCCTCTGAGATGGTCCTCAGACCCTGGTCTTTTAATCAG TATGATAAAGGGATGCTGGACATCTGTATGCAGTTGCTGCAGATTAGTCCTCAATCTCAAGCCGACATGAGGAAAGATCTGCTGAGCCGCAGCAGCCCGGTGTACATCAGCCGCGTGATCTCCGCTATG GTGAACTGTCAGGACGACAAGGGGGTGTTGCAGGGGAACTGGTCAGACAACTACAGCGGCGGTGTCAACCCCTCGACGTGGTCCGGCAGTGGAGATATTCTCAGGATGTGGTCAGATTCACAATTCAGACCCGTGAAATACGGGCAGTGCTGGGTGTTCGCTGCTGTCATGTGTACAG TAATGAGAGCCCTCGGCATCCCAACTCGAGTGGTCACCAACTTCAACTCCGGCCACGACACAAATGACAACATGGTGATTGAGGAATATTACTCAGAGATGGGGGAAAAGCTGCCCATAGGCCGGGATAGCATCTG GAACTTCCATGTGTGGGTGGAGAGCTGGATGAAGAGGCCTGATCTGGGTCAAGGTTATGATGGCTGGCAGGTTGTTGACCCCACACCTCAAGAGCAGAGCGGGG GAATATACCGCTGTGGCCCTGCTGCTGTTAAAGCCATTTCTGAGAAGAAGGTGGACATGCCATTCGATGTGCCGTTCGTTTATGCAGAAGTGAATGCAGATGTGCATAAAATAATCTTGAGAAATGGGAAGAGATTATCATGCACTGTTGAAAAGGACAGAGTTGGAGCCCTGATCTGTACCAAACATCCCGGATCCAAGAAAATGCAGGATATCACGGCAGAATACAAACCTAAGAAGG atataacatttaattttgtGTCAATTCATGCAGTTCCTGAGGGCATTGCAGTTTCTCTCCAGCTCTTGAAAGCTCCCATAGTCGGAGAAAACATTTCTTTCAACGTCGTAATCACTAACAAAGGGGATGTTCCGAAAATGCTGAGAAAACATGTGAACGCTCAGAGCAAAGAGTACAACTGCAATCCCACTGAAGCCTTCTGGAAGGCCGAGAATGATCTGGAGATCGGCCCGTATGAAA CCATGACTGTAAAACACGAGATCTCCTTCGAGGAGTACATGGCGAAGGAGGTGATGGAGGATCATCTGGTTAACCTGGCTGTGGTTATAGAGGATGTGGAGTCTGAGGAGAGAGTGCTGGCTTCAGAGGAGTTCCACATCAAGAGCCCTGCCCTCAAAATACAT gtTCAAAACAAGCGCTCGGTCATCATCAACGAGCAGCAGCTCGCCATGGTGACTTTTACCAACACGTTTGATGTTGCAGTGAACGGTGTACTCACCGTAGAGGGTTCAGGACTCTTACAGGAGAAGTTCCAGATCAG CCTTACGATCCAGCCTGGAGAAACCATTTGGAAGTCCATCAATATCATTCCCAGGATGATGGGTGACAAGATGCTTCACGGTAGTTTAGCGTTGACAAATCTGCCCATCATCCTCCGTGGATTCAAGACCGTCAGTGTTCAAGCAGCTTAG